In Aspergillus nidulans FGSC A4 chromosome II, a single window of DNA contains:
- a CDS encoding glycoside hydrolase family 71 protein (transcript_id=CADANIAT00004309), whose translation MLIQHFLPMSLVLPLVHSQPPIAFAQDVPQTPIASSEPLSVFAHFLVGVAGSMSPAEWEHNIIAAQEAHIDGFALNIAPQDDYTDQVLQTAYEAAERIGDFSLFISFDYESGGAWPVDRVISTINRYKGRPAQYLYKGKPLVSTFEGSKSSDDWPAIKQATGCVFVPSWTSLSPSRLYTVHGTIDGAFSWDAWPVGAQEKDTSSDKAWMNALSGKPYMMAVSPWFYTNLPQWNKNWLWRGDDLWHYRWQQVIDLQPAMVQILSWNDYGEAHYIGPIYEPGIPEGASWFVKGCPHDAWREFLPHYIDAYRRRSAMFRERASNPATIVYWYRLNPSHSGSADGTTGNNPNMGQPGLDPGEVSQDRVFVSVLVTEPSQVHIQIGPAASRVLIAKESGVNHYSVPFDGHSGPVRIAIVRHGREVKTATGPAITEECTDGKVNWNAFVGSS comes from the exons ATGCTCATCCAACATTTCTTACCAATGTCTCTAGTTCTACCATTAGTGCATTCTCAGCCCCCGATTGCCTTTGCCCAGGATGTGCCACAAACGCCTATCGCTTCCTCAGAGCCGCTGAGTGTCTTCGCCCATTTTCTG GTTGGAGTTGCAGGGTCCATGTCACCGGCCGAGTGGGAGCACAATATCATCGCAGCCCAGGAAGCTCACATAGACGGATTCGCCCTAAACATCGCTCCGCAAGACGATTACACCGACCAGGTCCTGCAGACAGCTTATGAAGCTGCGGAGAGAATAGGCGACTTCTCACTTTTCATCTCATTCGACTATGAATCCGGGGGCGCATGGCCCGTAGATCGGGTCATCAGCACAATCAACAGGTACAAGGGCAGGCCAGCCCAGTATCTTTACAAGGGAAAACCATTGGTATCCACCTTTGAGGGCTCGAAGAGCTCAGATGACTGGCCAGCCATAAAACAAGCTACGGGCTGCGTGTTTGTTCCGTCGTGGACGAGTCTCTCCCCTTCGCGACTTTACACTGTTCACGGTACAATTGACGGTGCCTTCAGCTGGGACGCTTGGCCGGTTGGAGCACAAGAGAAGGATACGTCAAGCGACAAGGCATGGATGAATGCGCTTTCTGGCAAGCCGTACATGATGGCTGTTTCTCCGTGGTTCTACACGAACCTTCCCCAGTGGAATAAGAACTGGCTGTGGCGTGGCGATGATTTGTGGCACTACCGCTGGCAACAAGTAATTGACTTGCAGCCGGCAATGGTTCAG ATTCTTAGCTGGAACGACTACGGAGAAGCGCATTACATCGGACCCATCTACGAGCCAGGAATTCCAGAAGGTGCATCATGGTTCGTGAAAGGATGTCCCCACGACGCTTGGCGGGAATTTCTACCTCATTATATCGACGCCTATCGTCGACGGAGTGCAATGTTCCGCGAACGCGCGTCGAATCCCGCCACG ATCGTGTATTGGTATCGACTTAACCCGAGTCACTCCGGAAGCGCTGATGGCACGACGGGGAATAACCCGAATATGGGCCAGCCTGGATTGGATCCGGGAGAAGTGTCGCAGGATCGAGTGTTTGTCAGTGTGCTGGTCACGGAGCCGAGCCAGGTGCATATTCAGATTGGGCCTGCAGCATCTAGAGTCTTGATTGCAAAGGAGTCCGGAGTAAATCACTATTCCGTGCCTTTCGACGGACATTCAGGGCCGGTGAGGATTGCGATTGTCCGACATGGTAGAGAAGTTAAGACCGCAACAGGGCCTGCTATAACGGAAGAGTGCACGGACGGTAAAGTAAATTGGAATGCATTTGTAGGATCAAGTTAA
- a CDS encoding M18 family aminopeptidase (transcript_id=CADANIAT00004310), with protein MAKKILSDIHHHESNLAYRQYAQLPETLHLNYQPPTATATPAAHTSPIPEAINPDDYSQAYCDFMTEHPTIFHAVDGFSKQLESKGYKYLSERELWTPQLKRGGKYYTTRNGSSLIAFSVGPEYKSGNGLAIIAGHIDALTAKLKPVSKLPNKAGYIQMGVAPYAGGLGKTWWDRDLSIGGKVLVRNASTGKVESKLVKLNWPIARIPTLAEHFGAPSQGPFNKETQMVPIIGVDNSDLFQSTTPAADEGIEPGTFASTQPPKLIKVISKELGITNYSSILSWELELYDSQPARIGGIDKDFIFAGRIDDKLCCYAAQEALMATSDHTSPSSIKMVGYFDDEEIGSLLRQGARSNFMSSVIERIAQSFATSYGPDLLAQTVAKSFLISSDVIHAVNPNFLNVYLENHAPRLNVGVSVSADSNGHMTTDSVSYGFIKRVAEKCGSQLQVFQIRNDSRSGGTIGPMTSSRIGMRAIDVGIPQLSMHSIRATTGSRDPGLGVKLFKGFFDYFEEVDREFSDF; from the coding sequence ATGGCCAAGAAAATTCTGTCTGACATCCACCACCATGAGTCTAACTTGGCTTACCGCCAGTATGCCCAGCTGCCTGAAACCCTCCACCTCAACTACCAGCCTCCTACTGCTACTGCAACCCCCGCCGCACACACCAGCCCGATCCCAGAGGCAATCAACCCCGACGATTACTCGCAGGCTTACTGCGATTTTATGACTGAGCATCCCACCATTTTTCACGCAGTCGATGGCTTCTCTAAGCAACTCGAAAGCAAGGGATACAAGTACCTATCCGAGCGGGAATTATGGACGCCGCAGCTCAAACGCGGAGGAAAGTACTATACGACTCGCAATGGAAGCTCGTTGATTGCGTTCTCTGTCGGCCCCGAGTATAAGAGTGGGAATGGCCTCGCTATCATCGCCGGCCACATTGATGCCCTCACGGCGAAGCTCAAGCCCGTCTCAAAACTTCCCAATAAAGCTGGATACATTCAGATGGGAGTTGCTCCTTATGCCGGCGGTCTGGGCAAGACATGGTGGGACCGTGATTTGTCTATCGGCGGGAAGGTTCTCGTTCGTAACGCTAGCACCGGCAAGGTTGAATCCAAGCTAGTCAAGTTGAACTGGCCGATTGCTCGCATCCCAACGCTAGCCGAACACTTTGGCGCTCCTTCGCAGGGGCCATTCAACAAGGAAACACAGATGGTACCTATCATTGGAGTCGACAACTCTGATCTTTTCCAGTCTACCACTCCAGCGGCAGACGAGGGCATCGAACCCGGCACCTTTGCCTCTACGCAGCCCCCAAAACTCATCAAAGTGATCTCCAAGGAACTTGGAATCACAAACTACAGCAGCATTCTCAGCTGGGAGCTAGAACTTTATGACAGCCAGCCTGCACGTATCGGCGGTATTGACAAGGATTTTATCTTCGCCGGCCGCATCGATGACAAGCTCTGCTGCTACGCCGCACAGGAAGCCCTCATGGCTACCTCCGACCAcacctctccctcttccatcAAGATGGTCGGTTactttgatgatgaggaaatTGGTAGCTTGCTCCGTCAGGGTGCCCGCTCCAACTTCATGTCTAGCGTCATCGAACGCATTGCACAATCCTTTGCAACATCATATGGACCCGATCTCCTTGCCCAAACCGTTGCAAAGAGCTTCCTTATCTCTTCTGATGTCATCCACGCTGTCAATCCCAACTTCTTGAATGTCTATCTCGAGAACCACGCGCCTCGTCTCAATGTCGgcgtctccgtctccgcagACTCAAACGGCCACATGACTACCGACAGTGTCAGCTACGGCTTCATCAAGCGCGTTGCTGAAAAGTGCGGCTCTCAGCTGCAGGTCTTTCAAATCCGAAATGACTCCCGAAGCGGCGGAACCATTGGGCCCATGACCAGCTCGCGGATTGGAATGAGGGCCATTGATGTCGGTATCCCACAGTTGAGCATGCATAGCATTCGCGCCACCACAGGGAGTCGCGATCCTGGGCTGGGTGTCAAGCTGTTTAAGGGGTTCTTTGATTACTTTGAAGAGGTGGATCGTGAGTTTTCTGATTTTTAG